accacggctttctgtttacatggtactgaggaatcaaacccagggcttcatgcatgctaggcaagcactctacatcactaagccacattcctagcgcAAAACGGTCATGTTTTATAACCATGATATAGTTAGGGTCAATAGTGCATTCCTTTCAGAAACATATAACGGCTCTTTTCATAATCTGTGACATCACACCTCAAAGGCATTCAAAATATTGTACTttaacctggctttttgctggttattgtggAGATGAACTCTAatacttttctacccaagctggcttttctgagtagctaagattacagctgtgagctactGGTGACAAGACTccagccccttttgtttttttattgttgtttgcttgcttgtttgtttttgccagtcctggggcttgaactcagggcctaggtactgtccccagcttctttttgctcaaggctagcactctaccacttgagccaaagcaccacttttggctgttttctatatatgtggtgctgaggaatcaaacccagggcttcatgtatacgaggcaagctctctaccactaggccatattcccagccccatgtttttagtttttttgcagGCAAGCTTGTGCCATGCCCTCAGctgcattagttatttttgagactgAGTATCATGTTTCTGCTCAGAGCTatcttggactgcaatcctcctaccaTGTCTCCAGTACAACTGGACAACACAGATGTACTATATACCTGGTTTGTTGGTTAatgggatctcactaactttttgccaggATTGCCCTGAAatgcaatcctcctgatcttagtATATGgcaactcagggctttatgcactcagagcctgggcactgtctctacatTTTCTCACTAAAGGCTatcgctataccacttgagccacagcttggttccacttctggtttttgagtggttaactggaaataagagtctcatggactttcctgcctgagttggctttgaactgtgatcctcagatctcagcctcctgagtagccagtaatACAGGCATGAGCGATCAGCACTCTAATAGTCGCACACTGTGATGTTCCCAATCATctaactaactaggattacagatgtgatctggCTTGTtcgttgagatgggggtcttgctaactttttgtgtCAGCAGACCTCCAACTATGGTCCTCTTGAGAAACTTAAAGAGGCATGAGTTACATTGCAGTAAGAGTTGGGACTGGGCCCTTTAGGATTTAAAGGTTCAGAAAGAAAAGGTGGAATATTTTGGGTATAGGAAATAATAGATGCCTTTAAAGATGTAAGAACGCTTGTTTTCAggaataaatgcatacatatgtgcattCTGACTACATCAGTCAGTAATTTACAGGAAAGCAAGAACAAAGCCACATAGGAGATAAGTGACAATAAATGAGAGATTTCTGCCGACATTTTTACCATATTTAGACAGGATCTCACATAGACTAGGCTGGCATCAACCTGTGATGTCCCTGCCTCAGCTTCAAAGATactgactgggattacaggtgtgttctTTGTTAACTTGTGGTATCTGTCAAGGCTACTGCACTGTGTATAAAATCTGTCAGCtccaaaagcaaattaaaaaatattcatggtgctggtggctcatgcctgtaatcctagctactcaggagactgagatttgagtatggcagtttgaagccggcctaGGCAGGaaggagactctcacctccaactaatggccaaaaaagccagaagtggagctttggatcaagtagtaaaacactagccttgaacagaaaaagatcagggacaatgtccaggccctgagttcaagccccaggtctggcacaagaagaaaaccagaagctGCAAGTAGAGGTGCTGTTCAAGTGGTAAGGTACcagtgaaaaaactaagcaagaggatggagcccagagttcaagccccagtatcagtgtgtgtgcatgcgcaaaAGGGGCCGGGGATGTGACTTAAGAGGCAGAATTGCTGGCTAGCAAGCCCAAGACTCTTAATTTAAACTCAGTAACTTACACATACAAAATCTGCCTGGCAGATTCCTATGACATCTGAGAAGAAAGTAGGTGTGTGTATAAGCCATAAGGCCTACAAGGCCCAGACCAAAAGCCACTGCTGGCACAAGAGAATGCCAATAAGGCTGGCGGAAACTGCCCTCTTCAACAGGAATTCAAGTTAAATGGACTTTTAAGGACATCAGGAGTTAAGAGATCCATCAAGATTAACCACAACCTCTTTTACCTGCCCCTAGACAATATTAAAACTAGAATCCACTctctctcagggacagcatgtagcAATTCAGCAGTTGATAATGAATTCCAACATATATTCACTCAACAATCAGAAGCTTAATATTTAGTAAAAGTAACTTGCAAACTAAATCTTGATGTTGAAAGAACAGGGGGCAAGTGGGAAATAAGAacatatatagggctgggaatgtggcttagtggtagagtgcttgcttagcaggcatgaaaccctggattctattcctctttaccacataaaaagccagacgtggagtgATGGTTCAAgtaagactgctagccttgaccaaaagaagctcagggacagagccccagccctgagttcaagccacaggactggcaaaaaacaacaacaacaaaaaacaaacttttctgcctaggccaaCTTCAaactgcaactctcagatctcagcctcctaagcagtcaCACATTACCACTGTTCTAGAAGTCAGCTCagtgctgaggatgtggctcactGCAGAGCCTAAGGTCAACTTTgcttcaattcccagtactagaGATAAAATCTTAAAAACTTCCAAACATTATCACAAAAGCTTAAGTCTTGCTATTTAATTCCCCAGAGAAATTGACACTCCTAGCCTTCCAAATACAAAAATGATTAACTTCAAAGGGAGATAGACTACAAAGAAATATTTACTCTCAATTATAAAACTAAAGTAGggagccagacactagtggctcatacctgtaatcctagctacccatgagactgagatccgaagatcCAGATGTGaaaccagttcaggcagaaaagtccatgaaactttatctccagcaggaagtagagatgtagatcaagtggtagcttacccttgagcaacaaagccagagcaagaggccctgagttcaagttctggcaccaaagacaaaaaaaaaaggtgggggggggaccttaagaagagaaaatatttccaattgacatgctaataaaaaacagTTGAATGTGTAGAAATTAAGAACATTGTCAACAGGAGACTTCCTTAACAATTCAGATTGGTCATTCAGAAAACTGATCTTCCTGAAATTACAGAGGATGACCTTATCTTCCAGCCAACTGAAAGCAGACACCACAGCAGAAATCCACCCAATTCCAGGAACAGTTGAATGTATGCTAGAATATGTAGGAAAGCATGTGGGTCAGGTCAATTTAAAGTAGAAAAGACCAGCTGGATGTCATGGTGAAAGCCtgaggatcacaaatttgagggTGGTCTagaccaaacaaataaataaaatgtagaaaagaatGCCCTTAAACCAGAGGTTGGTGGCTAGtatctataatctagctactcaggaggctgaggtctgaggatcaaggttcaaagcgaaagtctgtgagacttacctataattaaccacaaaaagctgtggctcaaggggctgggaatgtggcctagtggtagagtgcttgcctagcatgcatgaaaccctgggttcaattcctcagcaccacatacaaagaaaaagctggaagtgatgttgtggctcgagaggtaaagtgctagccttgagcaaaaagaagcagggacagcactcaggtcctgagttcaagccccaggactgagaaaaaaaaaaagtgtggctcTAGttgtagaccaccagccttgatttgaaaaagactaaaaggaggggctgggaatgtggcttagtggtagtgcttgcctcgtatttatgaagccctggattcaattcctcagcaccatatatgtagaaaaagccagaagtggcgctgtggctcaagtggtagagtgctagccttgagcaaaaagaagccagggacagtgctcaggccctgagttcaagcagcaaCCCCccaccctgcaaaaaaaaaaaaaaaaggctaaaaggacaatgcctagtccctcccttcttccagtgctgggaattaaactcaggctTTGCACAACCTTCCTAACTAACCCTTAATTCTGCTTTAAACTAAGTCTAACAGAACACATTTCTCTAGCTATTCctacaagcccccccccccccagctcctttttctttttgtctgtaattaactggagataaaagtgtcacagattttcctgcctgggttggcaatGAAGGgccattttcagatctcagcctcttgagtagctaggatttcaggaaagagccaccagcacccgactaGCAATTCCTACTTTAAACTGCTGTATGACCCTTTTTAGTCAAACTCCCACTCACTGTCTCCCTCTGGATGTTAACAGCGTAAGTATACAACTGGAAAGAGTTTCTAAGCAAGAACACGTTTCAGAGATATAGGAAGGCTATATAATGTGTAATCAATATTGCCAGTTAGCCACAGCAATGCCAGGACACAAAATCTGCTAAAACCTAACTTTCTACCTTTAGCATTTCCTTCTGACTCAGGTTTTTGGGCATAACCCCGAACAAGATGGGCTACAAGAGTGAAGCCCGGAGTCAGAAATAAAACTTAAGacacttttttaaaacaaatactcTTGAAAACAGTTTTTGGCTAAGGGTCATTGTGTCAGGAGGGGAACAATTCAGTACTGTAATCATCATGATCTTTTGAGCCACCCCAAGtgttaaaataattaagaatgCTATAGTTTGGACTTTATCCTATTTTCCATATCTTGTGAAGAAAACAGATTTCTACTCTGAAGTAGTTCTGCCTTTACGTTAGGATACCCTGAAGTGAAGTTACTTCTCTCAACGCTGCTTACTTGCttacgggggtgggggtgaagagaCATTTTCTGGTCATTTTCATGAACTATGACAATCTGGACAGATTCTGATGGAATTATTCCTAAGGCATCCGCGCTTGGTTTTGTGACAGAGGCCTCTTCAGGCTTAATGTAAACACGGGGGCACTAGCCATGgacctcccccaccaaaaaaaacacacagataaTTGCCTGCATCAAGAAAAAGCACTCATGACTATTCTGCAGCAACTGAGTGACCTTGGCTTGAAACCAACTGGCTGAGGGGCGTGGGGTgaatgggggggggagagaggggagggagtcaGGATGAAAGGAAATACCCTGAGCGTTCCCAGGACCACCAACACACTCGAGGGTTACATTCTCTTTCCTATTAAGGCTTTGGGATGGCCTTTTCGGAAGGCAGGCCGGGATCGAGTACACTGAGTCACCTGAAGAATTGAAGAAGATAAGACCTCGCAGggagcagggtggggtggggtggggtggggtgtgggccgAGATGGTGAAACCCTCCGCAGCAAATAGGAAGTGccggcagaagccagggacaaggatGTGTGGCCTTGCGGGAGAGGAGCCGCGCGGTTTCCTTCCTGGGTGGGTGTCGCCGCCgccccccctccaccaccccatCCCCGGGCGGCCCCGCACCTCTGGCTCCCcgggggatggggggatgggggaggagggaggacaggCCCGGCCCGTTTGGAATCGTGTGGAGGGCTCTGGCTCGGCGTAGGCCCAACCGTTCCCGCGCCCTGCGCCCCggggacaccccccaccccaccccccccgcccagcaGACCTTCCCGTCCCGGCCCCGCGGCTGGAGCGGCCGCCTCACCAAGGGGCGAAGAACTCGACGAGCATGAGGCCCGCGGAGCCCGTGTCCGAGACGCGACTCTCGAAGTTGTCGTCTGTGAGTTCCAGCACGTCAGAGGCAGCGGCGTGGCGGGCCTCGGCGAGAAGCAGCGCCACGACCGACAACAGCGCTAGATGGCGGAGGCGCATGGCGGCTAGGCGgccaagggggaagggggggacggACCGGAGGAtcggggaagggaaagaaaaataaggaaaataaaataaaataaaaaggaaggctgTGGCGGAGGGGCGAGGGCACTACGAAGGTCGGGGCCGGCGACCACCAACTCGCCGCTGCCTCGCGCTCCCGCGTCTGGTCTGGCCCAGGCGGACCTGCAAGCCGGACGTCCCAACCCCCTAAACCCGGCTCCGGCCGCAGTGTGGCAGCCGCTGATTGGCTGCCTCGAGACGACGTCAGGAGGCGGGACCAGTTGGTAACTGCCGAGTGGTccagcgcgcggggcggggcttaGACGGCGTCAGCGCGGAGCGTCGCTGGGCTAAACCTCGGGGTCTGGGGGCTGcggcgtgggggggtgggggggtggagtggCGGCTGGGCCGGGCCCTCTGCCCTGAGGGGAGTCCTGAGGGGGTGGCGGGAAGGGGAGCGCGGCGAGGCCCGAAGCGCGCCCCTTCTCTCTGAGCTTGTCTTGTGGGGTGGGGAGCCTAGCcgagccccgggggtggggggggggcgggggggggcggcgtcGGAGCCTGAGGCAGTGAGGAGCGAAGTCAGGGCTGAGTGGGCGGGAGGGAGCTGGGGCTGAGGTGAGGCCCCCAAGTGGGAATGTCATTGGaggcggcggaggggggggggcggggggagggcagggcgagggtgtgtgtgtgtataattttttttttgccagtcctggggattgaactcagagcctgagcactgtccctggcttctttttgctcaaggctagcactctacctcttgagccacagcgccatttctggccttttctgtgcatgtggtgctgaggaatggaacccagggcttcgtacatGCTAGACCAAGCACtccaccaataagccacattcccagccccttgagaaaATTCTTTAAACCTTTACTGTTCTTTTTAGGGGGGGAGgatgttggtattggggcttgaactcaagaccttgagctTTCACTTTgtctcaaagctggagctctaccacttgagccacacctccacttctgactttttgctggctattaggagttgagagtctcttggatttttttcctaCCCTTGCTAGCtccgaacagtgatcctcagatctcagcctcctgagtagccaggatcacagactttgagccactgatgcctggctaaaaTGGGTTTTTTAACTAGAAATGTCATTGGAGAATGAATGTGCCTAGACACTTGGTCAACTGAACAATACCTTCTTTTGAAACCCCTTGTACTTCAGTATTTGTTGAATAGTTCCTTAGATAGGGGCTTCCTAAGGATTCAAAGGCAGAGAGGATGGGGAAAAATGACAGCCCTCTACTCCTGGTGCAATTCTAAGAATGAAATAAcctttgactcttttgttttcctaCCAGATATGGATGCTTTTCAACAAGCAGGGCATTTGCCCCTGCCCAGAGGTGATGCCATTCGTTCGAAGCTTATCGATACTTTCTCTCTAATCGAGCATTTGCAAGGCTTGAGCCAAGCTGTGCCACGCCACACTCTTCGGGAGATACTTGGTCAGCAGCCTGTTCATTACACTAAGTTTAAGACATTCTCTGAAGAACAGAAGTCTTGGGGTGATTTGGTGGCTGTTTGGGAGGCTATGCCAAACCAATCCAGGGCTTTATCAGTAAAACGCTCTGAATCCAAGAAGTAGTCCCTTTTCAATCTATGGATATGATTTGAGCAAGTCTCATCTGACTTGAAAAAGTTTCTATCAAAGATTCTTAAAACTTGAAGATTGAGCCAGGTAGgtgcctggctcacacctgtaatcctagctactcgggaggctgagatctgagatttgtgcTTTGAAGTCtgccggagcaggaaagtccatgagcttctcactaccctccccccccccccaagaaaaagggaagtggagctattgctcaagtggtagagcattagctctTAGCAAAAGAAAGTTGggaaagcaaaagaagcccaggccctgaatccaagccccaggagagccaccaaaaaaaaaaaaaccaaacacctttGAAGGTTGTGTATATTACCTCTCCAAAGTATAGCAGGATTCTTAGATACTGTGAGAAAGAAGCAGATAGAAGGCAAACCTTTGTTTTAGAGCAGCCATTATTTCTCCAgtattcttttgtttggttttgtttttgttgccagacctggggcttgaactcagggcctgagcactgtccctggcttctttttgctcaaggctagcactctgccacttgagccacagcgccacttctggccttttctatgtatgtggtgctgagggaatcgaacttagggcttcatgtgtacgagtcgagcactttaccactaggccatatttccagcctctcTCTCCAGTATTCTTGGCCTCAATTCTACTTGCTGTTCATAATAcccaagtaacttttttttttttttttgccagtcctggggcttgaactcagggcttgggcactgtcctggagcatttgctcaaggctgtgccacttccgacttcttctgtttatgtgatactaaggaatcaaacccagggcttcatgcatgctaggcaagcactctaccaccaagctggTAACTtcatgttgttgtttgtttttgtgccagtcttgggagtGAGGCTTAAGCTTAGGGTCTggccactgtcccagagctttttttgcaCAGGTCTAACGGTccacttaaggcacagctccactgccagttttggggtgtttaatttggggctggctctgaagcacaatcctcagatctcagcctcctgaacaggtaTGATTAGAAGCATTAGAACTTTTCTTTATGTTTGTCCACAATCCTCAACCTCTTTCATTTTTTCACAGCATTGGGGATTTAACAGGGCCTCAATGctgtgctctaccttttgagccccCACTCccaagtccttttgctttttgcttttcagaGTCTCGAGTTAATTAGGCGAgcttcatactgtgatcctcccatctctgcctactaagtagctaggaatataggagCACACTGACCCTGTCATTTTTTACAGATCCTTCCCTTCAAAAGAAACTTATGTTGGGAGACCAACACCAGCTTGTGCGCTTCTCCATAAAGCCTAGACATATAGGACATATTTCCCAAGCCCAGAGAATGTTGAGCAGGTTTCATGTGCGCTGTGGTAAGAAGCCGCCCCTTTCCTTATGGGCAGGATGGATTATTGAAAGTAtcctttaatgtgtgtgtgtgtatatatatatatatttcagtggGGGGATTTTACTGTTACCTTTCCACACATATTTACAGTGTATTCCAGTCAATCTTGACCTCTTTACCACTCTAGCTGCTTCCCTTCCCCACTTCTCAAAACAATGAACATCTCATTGCTCTGTTTCTCATCTCTATAAATAAtctatttcaggggctgggaatgtgacttactggtagagtgcttgcctaccatgcatgaggccctgggttcaattccttagtaccacataatcaaataaaaaaataaaattaattaaaaaataagaatctaTTTTGTTATGTCATTTTTATCCATGGCTGTCCATCTACCTATCGACTTATTTTTTCTTCCCCATATTCCCTTGTCTTTGAATTCTCACAGCTCATGTCCTTATTATATTACCTACCTACGttagaaaaaaaaccctactattgggctggcaatgtggcttagtggtagagtgctggcctagcatgcatgaaaccctcagtgccagaagtggcactgtggcttaaggggtagagtactagccttgagcaaaaagaagccagggacagtgctcaggccctgagtctcagccccaggtttggcaaaaaaaaagaaaaagaaaaagaaccctaCTGTTTATGTTTCcttaaggagaaaaaaaccagGTACTTTCTTCACGAATTTCAtgattttcactatttttttgaACACAATTGTACTGATGGTTGAAATAGGTAAGAACTGACATTGAGTGAGTGAAAGTGGAAGTGAATGGGAGATAGTTTTTCTGAAttgatcattttgtattttaaatatcatcTGAATTGTAATGGGGATAATTATAATGAGCCCTTTGGAGTAGGGTTTGTGCAACTGCTAAGATCTGTCTAGAAACATTTGGAAAGCTCCCCAGTACTATATAGTAGGTACtgagtaggctgggaatatgggatagtggtagagtgcttgcctcaaattgTACATGgataaaaacagaaattaaagtACACTCTATTCATTATCTTTAACATCCCAAACCTTTGGAACATCTCCAAGAATCCCTAGTGAACGGGGAACCaaggctgagacttgaaggaacaagatttgaagccaacctgggcacaaaagtctgagagactccttctacaattagccaacaaaatgccagactgtAGACATAACTGTGGTTTGCTTATAAATAATCATTCTCCATCGTTCAGCTTCTCACTCCTTAAATTTTATTCCCCCTTTTCTCTGAACTCACAGAATTATTGGAATCTGCAAATACCAAACTGTGGCCATTAAAGCTGTCTTTGGAGGTGACATCTTggtttatcttgtttattttcatCGTGGAGATCCTTCTTACATGGCTTTCCAGCTTTTCCCTCTTCTGGAAGAATGGCTGGAATGTCTTTGACTTTTTTGTTACCATGTTGGTAAGGATAGATACCTTAAGGATTAATTAGGAGGGGTTAACTATGTCACTAAGTagataaaataacaagaaaaaagaaacacatagtggtagagtgattgcctcatatacatgaagccctgggttcgattccttcgtaccatatatatagagagagagagaaaaaaaaaaagccagaagtggtgctgtaactaagtggtacagtgctagtagccttgagcaaaaagaagccagggacagtgctcaggccctgagttcaagccccaggactggggaagaaaaaaaaaacacgaggggctggggatatggcctagtggcaagagcgcttgcctcatatacttgaagccctgggttcgattccccagcaccacatatactgaaaatggccagaaatggcgcagtgactcaagtggcagagtgctagccttgagcaaaaagaagccagggacagtgctcaggccctgagtccaaggcccagaactggcaaaaaacaaaaaaacaaacacgaaacaaaaaaaaaacacaaaacatttccTAGTTTCCttatgtgattgtgtgtgtgtgtgcctgtgcctgtgcctgtcctgggggcttgaactcaagtcctgggcactgtccctcagatgtttttgctcaatgcactaccacttgagccacagctccacttc
This genomic stretch from Perognathus longimembris pacificus isolate PPM17 chromosome 23, ASM2315922v1, whole genome shotgun sequence harbors:
- the Catsper2 gene encoding cation channel sperm-associated protein 2 isoform X1, translated to MCLDTWSTEQYLLLKPLVLQYLLNSSLDRGFLRIQRQRGWGKMTALYSWCNSKNEITFDSFVFLPDMDAFQQAGHLPLPRGDAIRSKLIDTFSLIEHLQGLSQAVPRHTLREILDPSLQKKLMLGDQHQLVRFSIKPRHIGHISQAQRMLSRFHVRCGKKPPLSLWAGWIIESTFFTNFMIFTIFLNTIVLMVEIELLESANTKLWPLKLSLEVTSWFILFIFIVEILLTWLSSFSLFWKNGWNVFDFFVTMLSLLPEIVVLSGVSGQSVWLQLLRIFRVLRSLKLFARFRQIRVIILALVRALKSMTFLLMLMLIFFYIFAVTGVYFFEEYSRSTREDLEYNMYFSDLPNSVVTVFILFTLDHWYAVLQDIWKVPQSSRLISSIYVILWLLLGSIIFRNIIVAMMVTNFQNIRNELNEEMTHLEVQHKADIFKRQIIQRSASMCLSLILFFKGFLTLILHF